A window of the Diorhabda carinulata isolate Delta chromosome 1, icDioCari1.1, whole genome shotgun sequence genome harbors these coding sequences:
- the LOC130891872 gene encoding dentin sialophosphoprotein-like isoform X3 → MADSSHKMDPKPKEDILSHESHNLNPGNSEQKPDFQESIEVLEETVAVYTETQRQSVDSERQYINTYNTREFYEGLSDCSVAEESFESNFSIKNKNLEFIIQTDRRPSSLTSLCDRINLLNLQDEDSFESNTDGKISEDNKYEDNEEYFPAYIINSEESSGEFLPAVSTVKFDETSEETNSTKCEDSEQQISSKGSNINLDDSSAKDSYLIKDLNIKNSETIKKFEENASVADNINELTKKIESTEDALTDQSVKAPELFKADGIKTVDSGNQISSDKEFSDEIKSAVDSTGNIECASKQKLDKTININESGEKLVKVQAKKNIEETSPGLSIEPDSIKINLKESEELNFIESEKIHDIEADTTKTPEASPYKLLSISVNVSPNELEKTTSCLLEDDLSYHDSSGEPKDSDSADLSFKCSSATQISSSGVSSNGETDNLGPTFVAETDSSASFTSFSDTIPIKIDDQSPNTTFNSNNKCVSITGSPKAAVPECLNTEDRDKATSEVLVETNSEKSTKCTQIAIFSQGTNTEDSTNSPNIITVSQSTNTDDSSNSPNIITVSQSTNTDDNINSESEDTFGPDSNSNFKMSDMVEKLNQQQAEISDLKLKLNAAQQHNASLELQIRQNEEIVIKAQAEAIRTEQTYQQEVKQLKQKINENSKIIEKDRIQELEEQLKEAKAREAKLLAELSQKTKDDVNYQKIMNQYEITLKNRIAELKKLQEEHDTTRTHLTNLELAFSDVHSKYEKTKAALLGVKANEESLLHNLEVAQSTNIQHEERYESLKAHARIQIEKSNKEIHDAKEQHEQEISKLKAFVRRLEIKVSSLEVSLKQKSAECEQLSNLCDEVTGKKV, encoded by the exons ATG GCTGATTCATCGCATAAAATGGATCCTAAACCGAAAGAGG atATTCTCTCCCATGAATCACACAACTTGAATCCTGGAAACAGTGAACAAAAACCAGACTTTCAAGAATCAATTGAAGTATTAGAGGAAACTGTTGCTGTATATACAGAAACCCAGCGCCAATCTGTTGATTCGGAACGCCAATACATTAACACATATAATACTAGAGAATTTTACGAAGGATTGTCTGATTGTTCTGTTGCAGAAGAGTCTTTTGAGagtaatttttctattaaaaataagaatCTCGAGTTTATTATACAAACGGATAGAAGGCCCTCATCCTTAACATCGCTTTGTGACCGTATTAATCTTCTTAATCTTCAAGACGAGGATTCTTTTGAAAGCAATACTGATGGAAAAATTAGTGAAgataataaatatgaagataATGAAGAGTATTTTCCAGCATATATTATAAATTCTGAAGAAAGTAGTGGTGAATTTCTACCTGCCGTGTCTACAGTTAAATTTGATGAAACCTCAGAAGAAACTAATTCAACTAAATGTGAAGACAGTGAACAACAAATATCTTCTAAAGGGTCgaatataaatttagatgaCAGTAGTGCTAAAGATTCCTACTTGATCAAAGacttgaatattaaaaattcagaaactataaaaaaatttgaagaaaacgCTTCAGTAGCTGATAACATtaatgaattaacaaaaaaaatagaaagtacTGAGGATGCATTGACAGACCAATCAGTAAAGGCTCCTGAACTTTTTAAAGCTGACGGTATTAAAACAGTAGATAGTGGTAATCAAATTTCATCTGACAAAGAATTTAGTGATGAAATTAAATCAGCTGTAGATTCCACTGGAAACATTGAATGTGCttctaaacaaaaattagataaaactattaatattaatgaaagtGGGGAGAAACTAGTGAAAGTACaagctaaaaaaaatattgaagaaacttCTCCAGGCTTATCAATTGAACCTGACAGTATCAAAATCAATCTAAAAGAGAGTGAAGaacttaattttattgaaagtgaaaaaatcCATGATATAGAGGCTGACACTACCAAAACTCCTGAAGCTTCACCTTATAAACTTTTGAGCATTTCTGTAAATGTTAGTCCAAATGAGCTTGAGAAAACCACATCATGTTTACTTGAAGATGATCTAAGCTACCATGATAGTTCTGGTGAACCCAAAGATTCAGATTCTGCAGATTTAAGTTTCAAATGTTCATCGGCTACACAAATATCGTCAAGTGGTGTTTCATCAAATGGAGAAACTGATAATCTTGGCCCAACTTTTGTAGCTGAAACTGATTCTAGTGCTTCATTCACTAGTTTTAGTGACACCattccaataaaaattgatgatcaATCTCCAAATACAAcatttaatagtaataataaatgtgTATCAATAACTGGGTCTCCAAAAGCAGCTGTCCCTGAATGTTTGAACACTGAAGACAGAGATAAAGCTACTTCTGAAGTACTTGTGGAAACAAACAGTGAGAAGAGCACTAAATGTACCCAGATTGCTATTTTTTCTCAAGGAACTAATACTGAGGACTCAACTAACTCTCCCAATATAATTACTGTTTCACAAAGTACTAACACTGATGACTCATCTAACTCTCCCAATATAATTACTGTTTCACAAAGTACTAACACTGATGACAATATAAATAGTGAATCTGAAGATACATTTGGTCCAGACTCCAATAGTAATTTCaaa ATGTCTGATATggttgaaaaattaaatcagcAACAGGCTGAAATATCAGACTTGAAACTTAAACTGAATGCAGCTCAACAACACAATGCTTCTTTAGAATTGCAAATTcgacaaaatgaagaaattgttaTTAAGGCACAAGCAGAAGCAATAAGAACTGAACAAACGTATCAACAAGAAGTCAAGCAgcttaaacaaaaaataaatgaaaattccaaaataattgaGAAAGATAGGATTCAGGAATTGGAGGAACAGTTGAAAGAAGCTAAAGCAAGGGAAGCAAAACTTTTAGCTGAACTTTCTCAAAAAACCAAAGATGATGTGAATTATCA GAAAATCATGAACCAATATGAAATTACTTTAAAGAACAGGATTGCCGAACTTAAGAAATTACAGGAAGAACATGATACTACGAGGACTCATTTGACAAATTTGGAACTGGCTTTCTCTGATGTGCATTC caaatatgaaaaaaccaAGGCTGCGCTTCTAGGTGTAAAAGCAAATGAAGAAAGCTTACTTCACAACTTGGAGGTAGCTCAGTCAACAAACATTCAGCATGAAGAACGATATGAATCACTTAAAGCCCATGCCAGAATCCAAATAGAAAA ATCAAATAAAGAGATTCATGATGCTAAAGAACAGCACGAACAGGAAATCAGCAAATTAAAAGCATTTGTCCGAAGATTAGAAATTAAAGTCAGCTCTTTAGAAGTATCCCTAAAACAAAAGTCAGCAGAATGTGAACAGCTCTCTAACCTTTGTGATGAAGTTACAGGGAAGAAAGTGTAA
- the LOC130891872 gene encoding dentin sialophosphoprotein-like isoform X2, whose translation MCGFIDNADSSHKMDPKPKEDILSHESHNLNPGNSEQKPDFQESIEVLEETVAVYTETQRQSVDSERQYINTYNTREFYEGLSDCSVAEESFESNFSIKNKNLEFIIQTDRRPSSLTSLCDRINLLNLQDEDSFESNTDGKISEDNKYEDNEEYFPAYIINSEESSGEFLPAVSTVKFDETSEETNSTKCEDSEQQISSKGSNINLDDSSAKDSYLIKDLNIKNSETIKKFEENASVADNINELTKKIESTEDALTDQSVKAPELFKADGIKTVDSGNQISSDKEFSDEIKSAVDSTGNIECASKQKLDKTININESGEKLVKVQAKKNIEETSPGLSIEPDSIKINLKESEELNFIESEKIHDIEADTTKTPEASPYKLLSISVNVSPNELEKTTSCLLEDDLSYHDSSGEPKDSDSADLSFKCSSATQISSSGVSSNGETDNLGPTFVAETDSSASFTSFSDTIPIKIDDQSPNTTFNSNNKCVSITGSPKAAVPECLNTEDRDKATSEVLVETNSEKSTKCTQIAIFSQGTNTEDSTNSPNIITVSQSTNTDDSSNSPNIITVSQSTNTDDNINSESEDTFGPDSNSNFKMSDMVEKLNQQQAEISDLKLKLNAAQQHNASLELQIRQNEEIVIKAQAEAIRTEQTYQQEVKQLKQKINENSKIIEKDRIQELEEQLKEAKAREAKLLAELSQKTKDDVNYQKIMNQYEITLKNRIAELKKLQEEHDTTRTHLTNLELAFSDVHSKYEKTKAALLGVKANEESLLHNLEVAQSTNIQHEERYESLKAHARIQIEKSNKEIHDAKEQHEQEISKLKAFVRRLEIKVSSLEVSLKQKSAECEQLSNLCDEVTGKKV comes from the exons ATGTGCGGATTCATTGATAAT GCTGATTCATCGCATAAAATGGATCCTAAACCGAAAGAGG atATTCTCTCCCATGAATCACACAACTTGAATCCTGGAAACAGTGAACAAAAACCAGACTTTCAAGAATCAATTGAAGTATTAGAGGAAACTGTTGCTGTATATACAGAAACCCAGCGCCAATCTGTTGATTCGGAACGCCAATACATTAACACATATAATACTAGAGAATTTTACGAAGGATTGTCTGATTGTTCTGTTGCAGAAGAGTCTTTTGAGagtaatttttctattaaaaataagaatCTCGAGTTTATTATACAAACGGATAGAAGGCCCTCATCCTTAACATCGCTTTGTGACCGTATTAATCTTCTTAATCTTCAAGACGAGGATTCTTTTGAAAGCAATACTGATGGAAAAATTAGTGAAgataataaatatgaagataATGAAGAGTATTTTCCAGCATATATTATAAATTCTGAAGAAAGTAGTGGTGAATTTCTACCTGCCGTGTCTACAGTTAAATTTGATGAAACCTCAGAAGAAACTAATTCAACTAAATGTGAAGACAGTGAACAACAAATATCTTCTAAAGGGTCgaatataaatttagatgaCAGTAGTGCTAAAGATTCCTACTTGATCAAAGacttgaatattaaaaattcagaaactataaaaaaatttgaagaaaacgCTTCAGTAGCTGATAACATtaatgaattaacaaaaaaaatagaaagtacTGAGGATGCATTGACAGACCAATCAGTAAAGGCTCCTGAACTTTTTAAAGCTGACGGTATTAAAACAGTAGATAGTGGTAATCAAATTTCATCTGACAAAGAATTTAGTGATGAAATTAAATCAGCTGTAGATTCCACTGGAAACATTGAATGTGCttctaaacaaaaattagataaaactattaatattaatgaaagtGGGGAGAAACTAGTGAAAGTACaagctaaaaaaaatattgaagaaacttCTCCAGGCTTATCAATTGAACCTGACAGTATCAAAATCAATCTAAAAGAGAGTGAAGaacttaattttattgaaagtgaaaaaatcCATGATATAGAGGCTGACACTACCAAAACTCCTGAAGCTTCACCTTATAAACTTTTGAGCATTTCTGTAAATGTTAGTCCAAATGAGCTTGAGAAAACCACATCATGTTTACTTGAAGATGATCTAAGCTACCATGATAGTTCTGGTGAACCCAAAGATTCAGATTCTGCAGATTTAAGTTTCAAATGTTCATCGGCTACACAAATATCGTCAAGTGGTGTTTCATCAAATGGAGAAACTGATAATCTTGGCCCAACTTTTGTAGCTGAAACTGATTCTAGTGCTTCATTCACTAGTTTTAGTGACACCattccaataaaaattgatgatcaATCTCCAAATACAAcatttaatagtaataataaatgtgTATCAATAACTGGGTCTCCAAAAGCAGCTGTCCCTGAATGTTTGAACACTGAAGACAGAGATAAAGCTACTTCTGAAGTACTTGTGGAAACAAACAGTGAGAAGAGCACTAAATGTACCCAGATTGCTATTTTTTCTCAAGGAACTAATACTGAGGACTCAACTAACTCTCCCAATATAATTACTGTTTCACAAAGTACTAACACTGATGACTCATCTAACTCTCCCAATATAATTACTGTTTCACAAAGTACTAACACTGATGACAATATAAATAGTGAATCTGAAGATACATTTGGTCCAGACTCCAATAGTAATTTCaaa ATGTCTGATATggttgaaaaattaaatcagcAACAGGCTGAAATATCAGACTTGAAACTTAAACTGAATGCAGCTCAACAACACAATGCTTCTTTAGAATTGCAAATTcgacaaaatgaagaaattgttaTTAAGGCACAAGCAGAAGCAATAAGAACTGAACAAACGTATCAACAAGAAGTCAAGCAgcttaaacaaaaaataaatgaaaattccaaaataattgaGAAAGATAGGATTCAGGAATTGGAGGAACAGTTGAAAGAAGCTAAAGCAAGGGAAGCAAAACTTTTAGCTGAACTTTCTCAAAAAACCAAAGATGATGTGAATTATCA GAAAATCATGAACCAATATGAAATTACTTTAAAGAACAGGATTGCCGAACTTAAGAAATTACAGGAAGAACATGATACTACGAGGACTCATTTGACAAATTTGGAACTGGCTTTCTCTGATGTGCATTC caaatatgaaaaaaccaAGGCTGCGCTTCTAGGTGTAAAAGCAAATGAAGAAAGCTTACTTCACAACTTGGAGGTAGCTCAGTCAACAAACATTCAGCATGAAGAACGATATGAATCACTTAAAGCCCATGCCAGAATCCAAATAGAAAA ATCAAATAAAGAGATTCATGATGCTAAAGAACAGCACGAACAGGAAATCAGCAAATTAAAAGCATTTGTCCGAAGATTAGAAATTAAAGTCAGCTCTTTAGAAGTATCCCTAAAACAAAAGTCAGCAGAATGTGAACAGCTCTCTAACCTTTGTGATGAAGTTACAGGGAAGAAAGTGTAA
- the LOC130891872 gene encoding dentin sialophosphoprotein-like isoform X1 — translation MNFVTNIIKKYIQADSSHKMDPKPKEDILSHESHNLNPGNSEQKPDFQESIEVLEETVAVYTETQRQSVDSERQYINTYNTREFYEGLSDCSVAEESFESNFSIKNKNLEFIIQTDRRPSSLTSLCDRINLLNLQDEDSFESNTDGKISEDNKYEDNEEYFPAYIINSEESSGEFLPAVSTVKFDETSEETNSTKCEDSEQQISSKGSNINLDDSSAKDSYLIKDLNIKNSETIKKFEENASVADNINELTKKIESTEDALTDQSVKAPELFKADGIKTVDSGNQISSDKEFSDEIKSAVDSTGNIECASKQKLDKTININESGEKLVKVQAKKNIEETSPGLSIEPDSIKINLKESEELNFIESEKIHDIEADTTKTPEASPYKLLSISVNVSPNELEKTTSCLLEDDLSYHDSSGEPKDSDSADLSFKCSSATQISSSGVSSNGETDNLGPTFVAETDSSASFTSFSDTIPIKIDDQSPNTTFNSNNKCVSITGSPKAAVPECLNTEDRDKATSEVLVETNSEKSTKCTQIAIFSQGTNTEDSTNSPNIITVSQSTNTDDSSNSPNIITVSQSTNTDDNINSESEDTFGPDSNSNFKMSDMVEKLNQQQAEISDLKLKLNAAQQHNASLELQIRQNEEIVIKAQAEAIRTEQTYQQEVKQLKQKINENSKIIEKDRIQELEEQLKEAKAREAKLLAELSQKTKDDVNYQKIMNQYEITLKNRIAELKKLQEEHDTTRTHLTNLELAFSDVHSKYEKTKAALLGVKANEESLLHNLEVAQSTNIQHEERYESLKAHARIQIEKSNKEIHDAKEQHEQEISKLKAFVRRLEIKVSSLEVSLKQKSAECEQLSNLCDEVTGKKV, via the exons ATGAACTTTGTTACAAATatcataaagaaatatatacag GCTGATTCATCGCATAAAATGGATCCTAAACCGAAAGAGG atATTCTCTCCCATGAATCACACAACTTGAATCCTGGAAACAGTGAACAAAAACCAGACTTTCAAGAATCAATTGAAGTATTAGAGGAAACTGTTGCTGTATATACAGAAACCCAGCGCCAATCTGTTGATTCGGAACGCCAATACATTAACACATATAATACTAGAGAATTTTACGAAGGATTGTCTGATTGTTCTGTTGCAGAAGAGTCTTTTGAGagtaatttttctattaaaaataagaatCTCGAGTTTATTATACAAACGGATAGAAGGCCCTCATCCTTAACATCGCTTTGTGACCGTATTAATCTTCTTAATCTTCAAGACGAGGATTCTTTTGAAAGCAATACTGATGGAAAAATTAGTGAAgataataaatatgaagataATGAAGAGTATTTTCCAGCATATATTATAAATTCTGAAGAAAGTAGTGGTGAATTTCTACCTGCCGTGTCTACAGTTAAATTTGATGAAACCTCAGAAGAAACTAATTCAACTAAATGTGAAGACAGTGAACAACAAATATCTTCTAAAGGGTCgaatataaatttagatgaCAGTAGTGCTAAAGATTCCTACTTGATCAAAGacttgaatattaaaaattcagaaactataaaaaaatttgaagaaaacgCTTCAGTAGCTGATAACATtaatgaattaacaaaaaaaatagaaagtacTGAGGATGCATTGACAGACCAATCAGTAAAGGCTCCTGAACTTTTTAAAGCTGACGGTATTAAAACAGTAGATAGTGGTAATCAAATTTCATCTGACAAAGAATTTAGTGATGAAATTAAATCAGCTGTAGATTCCACTGGAAACATTGAATGTGCttctaaacaaaaattagataaaactattaatattaatgaaagtGGGGAGAAACTAGTGAAAGTACaagctaaaaaaaatattgaagaaacttCTCCAGGCTTATCAATTGAACCTGACAGTATCAAAATCAATCTAAAAGAGAGTGAAGaacttaattttattgaaagtgaaaaaatcCATGATATAGAGGCTGACACTACCAAAACTCCTGAAGCTTCACCTTATAAACTTTTGAGCATTTCTGTAAATGTTAGTCCAAATGAGCTTGAGAAAACCACATCATGTTTACTTGAAGATGATCTAAGCTACCATGATAGTTCTGGTGAACCCAAAGATTCAGATTCTGCAGATTTAAGTTTCAAATGTTCATCGGCTACACAAATATCGTCAAGTGGTGTTTCATCAAATGGAGAAACTGATAATCTTGGCCCAACTTTTGTAGCTGAAACTGATTCTAGTGCTTCATTCACTAGTTTTAGTGACACCattccaataaaaattgatgatcaATCTCCAAATACAAcatttaatagtaataataaatgtgTATCAATAACTGGGTCTCCAAAAGCAGCTGTCCCTGAATGTTTGAACACTGAAGACAGAGATAAAGCTACTTCTGAAGTACTTGTGGAAACAAACAGTGAGAAGAGCACTAAATGTACCCAGATTGCTATTTTTTCTCAAGGAACTAATACTGAGGACTCAACTAACTCTCCCAATATAATTACTGTTTCACAAAGTACTAACACTGATGACTCATCTAACTCTCCCAATATAATTACTGTTTCACAAAGTACTAACACTGATGACAATATAAATAGTGAATCTGAAGATACATTTGGTCCAGACTCCAATAGTAATTTCaaa ATGTCTGATATggttgaaaaattaaatcagcAACAGGCTGAAATATCAGACTTGAAACTTAAACTGAATGCAGCTCAACAACACAATGCTTCTTTAGAATTGCAAATTcgacaaaatgaagaaattgttaTTAAGGCACAAGCAGAAGCAATAAGAACTGAACAAACGTATCAACAAGAAGTCAAGCAgcttaaacaaaaaataaatgaaaattccaaaataattgaGAAAGATAGGATTCAGGAATTGGAGGAACAGTTGAAAGAAGCTAAAGCAAGGGAAGCAAAACTTTTAGCTGAACTTTCTCAAAAAACCAAAGATGATGTGAATTATCA GAAAATCATGAACCAATATGAAATTACTTTAAAGAACAGGATTGCCGAACTTAAGAAATTACAGGAAGAACATGATACTACGAGGACTCATTTGACAAATTTGGAACTGGCTTTCTCTGATGTGCATTC caaatatgaaaaaaccaAGGCTGCGCTTCTAGGTGTAAAAGCAAATGAAGAAAGCTTACTTCACAACTTGGAGGTAGCTCAGTCAACAAACATTCAGCATGAAGAACGATATGAATCACTTAAAGCCCATGCCAGAATCCAAATAGAAAA ATCAAATAAAGAGATTCATGATGCTAAAGAACAGCACGAACAGGAAATCAGCAAATTAAAAGCATTTGTCCGAAGATTAGAAATTAAAGTCAGCTCTTTAGAAGTATCCCTAAAACAAAAGTCAGCAGAATGTGAACAGCTCTCTAACCTTTGTGATGAAGTTACAGGGAAGAAAGTGTAA